Proteins from a genomic interval of Pseudomonas asplenii:
- the fliD gene encoding flagellar filament capping protein FliD has translation MASPILPGTGLGSGLDIGSIVTALVNADKSAKQTQIDTATKTNTLKISGIASLKSALAAFQKTMTDLSATTSTAFAGYTATSGTATTLTATSDNTAVPGTYNVVVSSLATSSKVASASFSGGASSAIAQGTLTISSQNGASYNVDIPANATLQSTRDLINSKLGSNGISANIVTDSTGASRMVIGSTATGAGSDLQVSGIAGLEIDGTHVMSSSPSASDSGAVSAVAKDASLTIDGLQVTSKSNTVTGAISGLTLNLLSAGSAGVGASSTVTVATNTTGLQTSIQSFVDSYNTLMNTITSLSKATADADGNLTVSAAFTGDSLPRSLISDLREQLTATGAGGPLSVLSQLGVLTVAGNDASNSGNLSFDTAAFSKAIAAPGMSGQVQQLFNGTNSTNGLFSRMGSALNTYLGKPVGSSGVRTGGVLDDRNTSLQSLAKNLTSQQAALDLRVANMTKTLTAKYNAMDLLVGQMKATANSITSFFSSLNAQQSSK, from the coding sequence ATGGCAAGTCCAATTTTACCGGGTACGGGCCTCGGCTCGGGCCTGGATATCGGTTCTATCGTTACTGCGCTGGTGAACGCCGACAAATCGGCCAAACAGACGCAGATCGATACTGCGACAAAAACCAATACGCTGAAGATTTCCGGCATAGCGTCGCTCAAGAGTGCCCTTGCGGCGTTCCAGAAGACCATGACCGACCTCAGTGCTACGACCAGCACTGCATTTGCCGGCTACACGGCGACGTCGGGCACCGCGACCACACTGACCGCGACGTCCGACAATACAGCCGTTCCAGGTACCTATAACGTTGTCGTGTCTAGCCTTGCCACCAGTTCGAAAGTGGCCAGCGCCTCGTTTTCCGGTGGTGCTAGCAGTGCTATTGCGCAGGGTACCCTGACGATCAGCAGTCAAAATGGTGCTAGCTATAACGTTGACATCCCGGCGAATGCCACCTTGCAGAGCACCCGGGATCTGATCAACAGCAAGCTGGGTAGCAATGGCATCTCGGCCAACATCGTGACCGACAGTACCGGCGCATCACGCATGGTGATCGGTTCGACGGCGACGGGTGCAGGTTCGGACCTGCAGGTCAGTGGTATCGCAGGCCTGGAAATCGACGGCACTCACGTCATGAGCAGCAGCCCTTCGGCGTCGGATTCCGGTGCCGTCAGTGCTGTCGCCAAGGATGCCTCGTTGACTATCGATGGTCTGCAGGTGACCAGTAAAAGCAATACCGTGACCGGCGCGATCAGCGGCCTGACCTTGAACCTGTTGTCGGCGGGCTCTGCGGGTGTCGGTGCCAGTTCGACGGTCACCGTGGCGACCAATACCACCGGTCTGCAGACTTCTATCCAGTCGTTTGTCGACTCCTATAACACCCTGATGAATACCATTACCTCCCTGTCCAAAGCGACGGCGGATGCGGATGGCAATCTGACAGTATCGGCGGCGTTCACCGGCGACTCGCTGCCGCGTTCGCTGATCTCCGATCTGCGTGAACAGCTCACGGCGACAGGGGCGGGTGGGCCCTTGTCGGTGCTGTCGCAGTTGGGTGTGTTGACGGTGGCCGGTAATGACGCCAGCAACTCCGGGAACCTGTCTTTCGATACCGCAGCGTTCAGCAAGGCGATAGCCGCTCCGGGCATGAGTGGTCAGGTGCAGCAGTTGTTCAACGGCACCAACTCGACCAACGGTCTGTTCTCGCGCATGGGTAGTGCGCTCAACACCTACCTGGGCAAGCCGGTCGGGTCGAGCGGCGTGCGCACGGGTGGAGTGCTCGATGATCGCAACACCAGTCTGCAGTCTCTGGCCAAGAACCTGACCAGCCAGCAAGCTGCGTTGGATCTGCGTGTCGCCAACATGACCAAGACCCTGACGGCCAAGTACAACGCCATGGACCTGCTGGTCGGGCAGATGAAGGCGACGGCGAACAGTATCACCTCGTTCTTCAGTTCGCTGAACGCGCAGCAGTCCTCCAAGTAA
- a CDS encoding flagellar protein FlaG, producing the protein MDMSVKLNLSYPAVLPATSSNTPVVDKPAAAPQADTVKPVEATDATDANNKDSGSSERLKRAVQDIEKFVQSIKRNLEFSIDEHSGKVIVKVIASDTGEVVRQIPTAEAMKLADSLSSASSVLFDGKA; encoded by the coding sequence ATGGACATGAGTGTAAAACTTAATCTGTCTTACCCAGCTGTTCTACCGGCCACATCCAGCAATACCCCAGTGGTCGATAAGCCGGCTGCGGCGCCTCAGGCTGATACGGTGAAGCCTGTAGAGGCTACCGATGCAACCGATGCCAACAACAAGGATTCAGGTTCCTCCGAAAGACTCAAGCGGGCTGTGCAGGACATCGAGAAGTTCGTGCAGTCGATCAAGCGCAACCTGGAGTTCTCGATTGATGAGCATTCCGGGAAAGTCATCGTCAAGGTGATTGCCAGTGATACGGGTGAGGTGGTCAGGCAGATTCCTACCGCTGAGGCCATGAAATTGGCCGATAGCCTGAGTTCGGCGAGTAGCGTACTGTTCGATGGGAAAGCCTGA
- the fliE gene encoding flagellar hook-basal body complex protein FliE: MSQGIEFNRLMLDMRAMQMDAMAQPKSAVAAPEVAGSSFADLLGQAVGKVNETQQASSQLANAFEIGKSGVDLTDVMISSQKASVSFQALTQVRNKLVQAYQDIMQMPV, translated from the coding sequence ATGAGCCAGGGTATTGAATTTAATCGGTTGATGCTGGACATGCGGGCCATGCAAATGGACGCCATGGCCCAGCCGAAGTCGGCGGTGGCCGCGCCGGAAGTCGCTGGTAGCAGCTTTGCCGACCTGCTCGGCCAGGCTGTCGGCAAGGTCAACGAGACCCAGCAGGCTTCGAGCCAGTTGGCCAATGCCTTCGAAATCGGCAAGAGTGGCGTCGATCTGACGGATGTGATGATTTCCTCGCAAAAAGCCAGTGTCTCGTTCCAGGCGTTGACCCAGGTCCGCAACAAGTTGGTCCAGGCGTATCAAGACATCATGCAGATGCCGGTTTAA
- a CDS encoding sigma-54 dependent transcriptional regulator, whose translation MWRETKILLIDDDSVRRRDLAVILNFLGEDNLACSSNDWQQAVDSLTSSREVLCVLIGALNSPTGLSGLLKTLGTWDEFLPVMLLGENSSSELSEDLRRRVLSNLELPPSYSKLLDSLHRAQVYREMYDQARERGRQREPNLFRSLVGTSRAIQHVRQMMQQVADTDASVLILGESGTGKEVVARNLHYHSKRRDAPFVPVNCGAIPAELLESELFGHEKGAFTGAITSRAGRFELANGGTLFLDEIGDMPLPMQVKLLRVLQERTFERVGSNKTQSIDVRIIAATHKNLESMIEVGSFREDLYYRLNVFPIEMAPLRERVEDIPLLMNELISRMEHEKRGSIRFNSAAIMSLCRHAWPGNVRELANLVERMAIMHPYGVIGVAELPKKFRYVDDEDEQMVDSLRSDLEERVAINGHTPDFSTSAMLPPEGLDLKDYLGGLEQGLIQQALDDANGIVARAAERLRIRRTTLVEKMRKYGMSRREGDEQADD comes from the coding sequence ATGTGGCGTGAAACCAAAATTCTGCTGATCGATGACGATAGCGTTCGCCGCCGTGACCTGGCGGTGATTCTAAATTTTCTCGGCGAAGATAACCTGGCCTGCAGCAGTAATGACTGGCAGCAGGCGGTCGACTCTCTGACGTCCAGTCGTGAGGTGTTGTGTGTCCTGATCGGAGCGCTCAACTCACCCACGGGACTATCGGGCCTGCTTAAGACACTGGGAACCTGGGATGAGTTCCTTCCTGTCATGCTTTTAGGCGAAAATAGTTCCTCCGAGCTGTCGGAGGACTTGCGTCGCCGGGTGCTTTCCAATCTGGAACTGCCGCCCAGCTACAGCAAATTGCTCGATTCCCTGCACCGTGCCCAGGTCTACCGCGAGATGTACGACCAGGCCCGCGAGCGCGGTCGTCAGCGCGAGCCGAACCTGTTCCGCAGTCTTGTCGGCACCAGTCGGGCCATTCAGCACGTGCGCCAGATGATGCAGCAAGTGGCCGATACCGACGCCAGTGTGCTGATCCTCGGTGAGTCCGGCACCGGCAAGGAAGTGGTCGCGCGCAACCTGCATTACCATTCCAAGCGGCGTGATGCGCCCTTTGTTCCGGTCAACTGTGGGGCGATTCCGGCAGAGCTGCTGGAAAGTGAACTGTTCGGGCACGAAAAAGGTGCCTTCACCGGCGCTATCACCAGTCGGGCCGGTCGTTTCGAGCTGGCCAATGGCGGTACGCTGTTCCTCGATGAAATCGGCGACATGCCGTTGCCAATGCAGGTCAAGCTGTTGCGTGTGCTGCAGGAGCGTACTTTCGAACGTGTGGGCAGCAACAAGACCCAGAGCATCGACGTGCGGATCATTGCGGCTACCCACAAGAATCTCGAAAGCATGATCGAGGTGGGCAGTTTCCGCGAAGACCTCTACTACCGTCTGAACGTCTTCCCGATCGAGATGGCGCCGTTGCGTGAGCGGGTCGAGGATATTCCGTTGCTGATGAACGAGCTGATCTCGCGCATGGAGCATGAGAAGCGCGGTTCGATCCGCTTCAACTCGGCCGCGATCATGTCGCTGTGTCGTCATGCCTGGCCGGGTAACGTCCGCGAGCTGGCCAACCTGGTGGAGCGCATGGCGATCATGCATCCCTACGGCGTGATTGGTGTGGCGGAGTTGCCGAAGAAATTCCGTTATGTCGACGATGAAGACGAGCAGATGGTCGATAGCCTGCGCAGCGACCTTGAGGAGCGCGTAGCGATCAATGGCCATACGCCAGACTTCAGTACCTCGGCGATGCTTCCGCCCGAGGGGCTCGATCTCAAGGACTACCTGGGTGGCCTGGAGCAGGGGCTGATCCAGCAGGCGCTGGACGATGCGAACGGTATCGTTGCGCGAGCGGCCGAGCGTCTGCGGATTCGCCGTACCACCCTGGTTGAGAAGATGCGCAAGTACGGCATGAGCCGTCGTGAGGGTGATGAACAGGCAGATGATTGA
- the fliG gene encoding flagellar motor switch protein FliG: MSNNAAVTQKLTRVDKAAILLLSLGSADAAQVLRHMGPKEVQRVGVAMAQMRNVHREQVEQVMSEFVDIVGDQTSLGVGSDDYVRKMLTQALGEDKANGLIDRILLGGNTSGLDSLKWMEPRAVADVIRYEHPQIQAIVVAYLDPDQAGEVLNNFDHKVRLDIILRVSSLNTVQPAALKELNQILEKQFSGNSNAARTTLGGIKRAADIMNFLDSSIEGQLMDSIREVDEDLSTQIEDLMFVFNNLSDVDDRGIQALLREVSSDVLVLALKGSDEGVKEKIFKNMSKRAAELLRDDLEAKGPVRVSDVETAQKEILTIARRMAEAGEIVLGGKGGEEMI; encoded by the coding sequence ATGAGTAATAACGCCGCCGTCACCCAGAAGTTGACCCGGGTCGATAAAGCCGCGATTTTGCTGCTGTCGCTGGGTTCGGCCGATGCCGCACAGGTGTTGCGCCACATGGGGCCCAAGGAGGTCCAGCGTGTCGGCGTGGCCATGGCGCAGATGCGCAATGTGCATCGCGAGCAGGTCGAGCAGGTCATGAGCGAGTTCGTCGATATCGTCGGCGACCAGACCAGCCTGGGCGTTGGCTCCGACGATTACGTACGCAAGATGCTGACCCAGGCCCTGGGCGAAGACAAGGCCAACGGCCTGATCGACCGCATCCTGCTCGGTGGCAACACCAGCGGCCTGGACAGCCTCAAGTGGATGGAGCCACGTGCCGTGGCCGACGTCATTCGCTATGAGCACCCGCAGATCCAGGCGATCGTCGTGGCCTACCTCGATCCTGACCAGGCCGGTGAAGTGCTGAACAACTTCGACCACAAGGTGCGCCTGGACATCATCCTGCGGGTTTCCTCGCTGAACACCGTTCAGCCGGCGGCCCTCAAGGAGCTCAACCAGATTCTCGAGAAGCAGTTCTCCGGCAACTCCAATGCTGCCCGTACCACCTTGGGCGGTATCAAGCGTGCCGCAGATATCATGAACTTCCTCGACAGCTCGATCGAAGGCCAACTCATGGATTCGATCCGCGAGGTGGACGAGGACCTGTCGACCCAGATCGAAGACCTCATGTTCGTCTTCAACAACCTGTCCGATGTCGACGACCGTGGCATCCAGGCGCTGCTGCGCGAAGTGTCCTCGGACGTGCTGGTGCTGGCGCTCAAGGGGTCCGACGAGGGCGTCAAGGAAAAGATTTTCAAGAACATGTCCAAGCGTGCGGCCGAACTGTTGCGCGACGACCTCGAGGCCAAGGGGCCGGTGCGCGTCAGCGACGTGGAAACCGCGCAGAAGGAAATCCTCACCATCGCCCGCCGTATGGCCGAAGCCGGAGAAATCGTGCTCGGCGGCAAGGGCGGCGAAGAGATGATCTAA
- the fleR gene encoding sigma-54-dependent response regulator transcription factor FleR, whose translation MAVQIKVLLVEDDRALREALADTLLLAGYEFHAVSCAEEALEAVARQSFSLVVSDVNMPGMDGHQLLGLLRARQPLLPVLLMTAHGAVERAVEAMRQGAADYLVKPFEPRALMELVERHALGRSGVVESEGPIAAEPASAQLLELASRVARSDSTVLISGESGTGKEVLARYIHQQSQRASQPFVAINCAAIPDNMLEATLFGHEKGSFTGAIAAQAGKFEQADGGTLLLDEISEMPLGLQAKLLRVLQEREVERVGARKPIALDIRVVATTNRDLAAEVAAGRFREDLYYRLSVFPLAWRPLRERTADILPLAERLLAKHSVKMKHAAVRLSPGAQACLVGYAWPGNVRELDNAIQRALILQQGGLIQAEDFCLAGPIACAPLPAMRVPLVEADASEMAVAESAGALGDDLRRREFQMIIDTLRAERGRRKEAAQRLGISPRTLRYKLAQMRDAGMDVEAYLFAT comes from the coding sequence ATGGCTGTACAGATCAAGGTCCTGCTGGTCGAGGATGATCGGGCATTGCGCGAAGCGCTGGCCGATACCCTGCTGTTGGCCGGGTATGAATTCCACGCGGTGAGTTGTGCCGAGGAGGCCCTGGAGGCGGTGGCACGTCAGTCGTTCAGCCTCGTGGTCAGTGATGTGAACATGCCAGGCATGGACGGGCATCAGTTGCTGGGGTTGTTGCGTGCCCGTCAGCCGTTGTTGCCGGTCCTGCTGATGACCGCTCATGGCGCCGTCGAGCGTGCGGTGGAAGCGATGCGCCAGGGCGCCGCCGATTACCTGGTCAAACCCTTCGAGCCCAGGGCCCTGATGGAACTGGTGGAGCGCCATGCGCTGGGCCGGTCCGGGGTGGTGGAGAGCGAAGGGCCGATTGCTGCCGAACCGGCCAGTGCGCAATTGCTGGAGTTGGCCTCGCGTGTCGCCCGCAGTGATTCGACGGTGCTGATTTCCGGGGAGTCGGGGACCGGCAAGGAGGTGCTGGCACGCTACATTCACCAGCAGTCCCAGCGTGCCAGCCAGCCGTTTGTCGCAATCAACTGCGCAGCCATCCCTGACAACATGCTCGAAGCTACGCTATTTGGTCATGAGAAGGGTTCCTTTACGGGGGCGATCGCGGCCCAGGCGGGCAAGTTCGAGCAGGCCGACGGCGGCACCCTCTTGCTGGACGAGATATCGGAAATGCCCCTGGGGCTGCAGGCAAAGTTGCTGCGGGTGTTGCAGGAGCGTGAAGTCGAACGGGTGGGTGCGCGCAAGCCGATTGCCCTGGATATCCGGGTGGTGGCGACCACCAACCGCGATCTGGCCGCCGAGGTGGCTGCGGGGCGGTTCCGTGAGGATCTCTATTATCGGCTGTCGGTTTTTCCGCTGGCCTGGCGCCCGCTGCGCGAGCGTACCGCCGATATCCTGCCGCTGGCCGAGCGCCTGCTGGCCAAGCACAGCGTGAAAATGAAACATGCTGCCGTCAGATTGTCGCCTGGGGCTCAGGCCTGTCTGGTCGGTTATGCCTGGCCGGGCAATGTGCGTGAACTCGACAATGCGATCCAGCGTGCGTTGATTTTGCAACAGGGCGGTTTGATCCAGGCCGAGGACTTCTGTCTGGCCGGGCCGATCGCATGTGCGCCATTGCCAGCGATGCGGGTACCTTTGGTGGAAGCGGACGCCAGCGAAATGGCGGTGGCCGAATCCGCAGGTGCGCTCGGCGACGATCTGCGTCGGCGCGAGTTCCAGATGATCATCGACACCCTGCGCGCCGAGCGTGGGCGTCGCAAGGAAGCGGCGCAGCGACTGGGTATCAGTCCGCGTACGCTGCGCTACAAATTGGCGCAGATGCGCGATGCCGGTATGGACGTTGAGGCCTATCTGTTCGCCACTTGA
- the fliF gene encoding flagellar basal-body MS-ring/collar protein FliF, with protein sequence MAEAVADNVPAKAGAAESKPPLFGLSFLENLSEMTMLRQVGLMVGLAASVAIGFAVVLWSQQPDYRPLYGSLAGMDAKQVTETLAAADIPYTVEPNSGALLVKAEDVSRARLKLAAAGVTPTDGNIGFEILDKDQGLGTSQFMEATRYRRGLEGELARTISSLNNVKAARVHLAIPKSSVFVRDERKPSASVLVELYPGRSLEPGQVLAIINLVATSVPELSKSQITVVDQKGNLLSDQAQNTELTMAGKQFDYSRRMESMLTQRVHNILQPVLGNDRYKAEVSADVDFSAVESTSEQFNPDQPALRSEQSTSEQRTASNGPQGVPGALSNQPPAPASAPQTTGGAGASASAVQPGQPLLDANGQQIMDPATGQPMLAPYPSDKRQQSTKNFELDRSISHTRQQQGRLTRLSVAVVVDDQVKVNAANGETTRAPWSADELARFTRLVQDAVGFDASRGDSVSVINVPFSAERGEVIADIPFYSQPWFWDVVKQVLGVLFILVLVFGVLRPVLNNITNGGRNKQLAGLGSDVELGGMGGLDGELANDRVSLGGPQSILLPSPSEGYDAQLNAIKSLVAEDPGRVAQVVKEWINADE encoded by the coding sequence ATGGCAGAAGCAGTCGCTGATAACGTCCCGGCCAAGGCCGGTGCGGCAGAGAGCAAACCTCCGCTGTTTGGTTTGTCCTTTCTGGAAAACCTTTCCGAGATGACCATGCTGCGTCAGGTCGGCCTCATGGTCGGTCTGGCAGCCAGCGTGGCGATTGGTTTTGCCGTGGTATTGTGGTCCCAGCAACCTGACTACCGGCCGCTGTATGGCAGCCTGGCCGGTATGGATGCCAAACAGGTCACCGAAACCCTGGCGGCGGCGGACATTCCCTACACCGTTGAACCGAACTCTGGCGCACTGTTGGTCAAGGCCGAAGACGTGTCCCGTGCGCGCCTGAAACTGGCGGCCGCGGGCGTGACCCCGACCGATGGCAATATCGGTTTTGAAATTCTCGACAAGGACCAGGGCCTGGGTACCAGTCAGTTCATGGAGGCGACCCGTTACCGGCGTGGTCTTGAAGGCGAACTGGCACGGACCATTTCCAGTCTGAACAACGTCAAGGCCGCGCGCGTGCACCTGGCGATTCCGAAAAGCTCGGTGTTCGTCCGTGACGAGCGCAAGCCAAGCGCCTCGGTATTGGTTGAACTCTATCCGGGCCGCTCGCTGGAGCCGGGTCAGGTGTTGGCGATCATCAACCTGGTAGCGACCAGCGTTCCTGAACTGAGCAAGTCGCAGATCACTGTGGTCGACCAGAAGGGCAACCTGCTCTCCGACCAGGCGCAGAACACCGAATTGACCATGGCCGGCAAACAGTTCGACTACAGCCGTCGAATGGAAAGCATGTTGACCCAGCGGGTGCACAACATCCTGCAACCGGTCCTGGGTAACGATCGCTACAAGGCCGAGGTTTCGGCGGATGTCGATTTCAGCGCGGTCGAATCGACCTCCGAGCAGTTCAACCCGGATCAGCCGGCGCTGCGCAGCGAGCAGTCGACCAGTGAGCAACGCACCGCCAGCAACGGTCCGCAGGGCGTTCCTGGCGCGTTGAGCAACCAGCCTCCGGCGCCGGCTTCGGCTCCGCAGACCACCGGTGGCGCTGGCGCTTCGGCCAGTGCCGTGCAACCGGGCCAGCCGCTGCTCGATGCCAATGGTCAGCAGATCATGGACCCGGCGACCGGCCAGCCAATGCTGGCGCCGTATCCATCGGACAAGCGTCAGCAGTCGACCAAGAACTTCGAGCTTGATCGCTCCATCAGCCATACCCGGCAGCAGCAGGGTCGCCTGACCCGCCTGTCGGTGGCCGTGGTGGTCGACGATCAGGTCAAGGTCAACGCGGCCAACGGCGAAACCACCCGGGCCCCCTGGAGTGCCGACGAATTGGCGCGCTTCACTCGTCTGGTCCAGGATGCCGTCGGTTTCGATGCCAGCCGCGGCGACAGCGTGAGTGTGATCAACGTGCCGTTCTCCGCCGAGCGCGGAGAAGTGATCGCCGATATCCCGTTCTACTCGCAACCCTGGTTCTGGGATGTGGTCAAACAGGTATTGGGTGTGTTGTTCATCCTGGTCCTGGTGTTCGGGGTACTGCGTCCGGTGCTCAACAACATCACCAACGGTGGCAGGAACAAGCAACTGGCCGGTCTCGGCAGCGATGTCGAACTCGGTGGCATGGGCGGTCTGGATGGCGAACTGGCGAATGACCGTGTAAGCCTGGGTGGTCCGCAGAGCATTCTCCTGCCGAGCCCGAGCGAAGGTTATGACGCGCAGTTGAATGCCATCAAGAGTCTGGTAGCCGAAGATCCGGGCCGTGTGGCACAGGTCGTCAAAGAGTGGATTAACGCTGATGAGTAA
- the fliS gene encoding flagellar export chaperone FliS: MNPMLALRQYQKVGAQAQTSEATPHRLVQMLMEGGLDRIAQAKGAIERKDIAAKCVAISKAIGIVGGLREGLDLEKQADALADLDSLYTYMMKRLAEANIKSDPKILDEVAGLLSTVKEGWDAIGAPVPQF; the protein is encoded by the coding sequence ATGAACCCGATGTTAGCCCTTCGGCAGTATCAGAAAGTGGGGGCTCAGGCACAGACCTCCGAGGCGACTCCTCACCGTCTGGTGCAAATGCTGATGGAAGGTGGCCTGGATCGCATTGCTCAGGCCAAGGGTGCCATCGAGCGCAAGGATATCGCAGCCAAGTGCGTGGCGATCAGCAAGGCCATCGGTATCGTCGGTGGTCTGCGTGAGGGGCTGGATCTGGAGAAGCAGGCTGATGCCCTGGCAGACCTGGACAGTCTCTATACCTACATGATGAAGCGTCTGGCCGAGGCCAACATCAAGTCCGATCCGAAGATCCTTGATGAAGTCGCTGGTCTGCTCAGCACGGTCAAAGAGGGCTGGGACGCCATCGGCGCGCCCGTTCCACAGTTCTAA
- a CDS encoding flagellin domain-containing protein, whose protein sequence is MALTVNTNTTSLNVQKNLNRASDALSTSMQRLSSGLKINSAKDDAAGLQIATRMSSQIRGGTQAIQNANDGISVAQTAEGALQASTDILQRMRELAVKARNGTNGTADQTATNAEFAQMSDELTRISASTNLNGKNLLDGSAGTVTLQVGANTGSANHIDLVLSSKFDAVSLSVGSGTVVLTGTTGTGAGSAASNIDNAITAIDAAIAAIGATRASLGASQNRLTSTISNLQNINENTTAAQGRVQDTDFAAETANLTKQQTLQQASTSVLAQANQLPSAVLKLLQ, encoded by the coding sequence ATGGCTTTAACAGTAAACACCAACACTACGTCGCTGAACGTTCAGAAGAACCTGAACCGTGCTTCCGATGCCCTGTCTACCTCCATGCAGCGCCTGTCTTCCGGTCTGAAAATCAACAGCGCCAAAGATGACGCCGCTGGCCTGCAGATCGCTACTCGCATGAGCTCGCAGATCCGTGGTGGTACCCAGGCTATCCAGAACGCCAACGACGGTATCTCCGTTGCCCAGACCGCTGAAGGCGCTCTGCAAGCTTCGACCGACATCCTGCAGCGTATGCGTGAACTGGCTGTTAAAGCTCGTAACGGCACCAACGGCACCGCCGACCAGACCGCTACCAACGCTGAATTCGCTCAGATGTCTGACGAATTGACCCGTATCTCGGCTTCCACCAACCTGAACGGCAAAAACCTGCTGGACGGTTCGGCTGGTACTGTGACCCTGCAAGTCGGTGCCAACACCGGCAGCGCCAACCACATCGACCTGGTTCTGAGCTCGAAATTCGACGCCGTCAGCCTGTCGGTAGGTAGCGGCACCGTGGTTCTGACTGGTACCACCGGTACTGGTGCAGGTTCGGCCGCATCGAACATCGACAACGCGATCACCGCGATCGACGCTGCAATCGCTGCCATCGGTGCTACCCGTGCCAGCCTCGGTGCTTCGCAAAACCGTCTGACCAGCACCATCTCCAACTTGCAGAACATCAACGAGAACACCACTGCTGCACAGGGTCGCGTACAAGATACCGACTTCGCCGCAGAAACTGCTAACCTGACCAAGCAACAGACCTTGCAACAAGCTTCCACCTCTGTTCTGGCCCAGGCTAACCAACTGCCTTCCGCTGTACTGAAGCTGCTTCAGTAA
- a CDS encoding sensor histidine kinase, protein MSPVPDAGGQPSSVEQTSRLGLEQAFALFSQMSTQLTDSYSMLEARVTELKGELAVVSAQRMAELAEKERLANRLQNLLDLLPGGVIVIDSHGFVCEANPAARELLGEPLEGELWRQVIARCFAPREDDGHEISLKDGRRLSIATRSLEGEPGQLVLLNDLTETRRLQDQLARHERLSSLGRMVASLAHQIRTPLSAALLYASHLNEQTLSVETQQRFAGRLKERLHELEHQVRDMLVFARGELPLTDRLTPATLLQTLQAAAQTHVQGVAIRWQCDSHDGELLCNRDTLVGALLNLIENAIQASGADLRLKVHLYNRGNTLRLSVSDNGSGIEPQVLARLGEPFFTTKTTGTGLGLAVVKAVVRAHQGDMQLRSRLGRGTCAMLCLPLIPGATEA, encoded by the coding sequence ATGTCTCCTGTCCCCGACGCCGGGGGGCAACCATCTTCCGTAGAGCAGACGAGCCGGCTGGGTCTTGAGCAGGCGTTTGCACTGTTCAGCCAGATGTCTACGCAGCTCACCGATTCCTACAGCATGCTTGAGGCCCGGGTCACCGAACTCAAGGGTGAACTGGCCGTGGTCAGCGCCCAGCGCATGGCTGAACTGGCGGAAAAGGAGCGCTTGGCCAATCGGCTGCAGAATCTTCTGGACCTGTTGCCCGGCGGCGTCATCGTGATCGATTCCCATGGTTTTGTCTGCGAGGCCAATCCCGCTGCCCGTGAGTTGCTCGGTGAGCCGCTGGAAGGCGAGTTGTGGCGGCAGGTAATTGCGCGGTGCTTCGCGCCGCGTGAGGATGACGGTCATGAAATCTCGCTCAAGGACGGTCGCCGCCTGTCGATTGCCACGCGTTCGCTGGAAGGCGAGCCGGGCCAGTTGGTGCTGCTCAATGATCTGACTGAAACCCGTCGCCTCCAGGATCAACTGGCCCGTCACGAGCGTTTGTCCTCCCTGGGACGAATGGTTGCTTCCCTGGCTCACCAGATCCGTACGCCCCTGTCGGCGGCGTTGTTGTATGCCAGCCATCTGAACGAGCAGACCCTGTCGGTGGAAACCCAGCAGCGGTTCGCCGGGCGTCTGAAAGAGCGTCTGCATGAGCTCGAACATCAGGTGCGCGACATGCTGGTATTCGCCCGTGGCGAACTGCCGCTGACCGATCGCCTTACGCCCGCGACCCTGCTGCAAACTTTGCAGGCGGCCGCGCAGACCCATGTGCAGGGTGTAGCGATCCGTTGGCAGTGCGACAGTCATGACGGCGAGTTGCTGTGCAATCGCGACACCCTGGTCGGTGCGCTGCTCAATCTGATCGAAAACGCCATTCAGGCCAGCGGTGCCGACCTGCGTTTGAAGGTACACCTCTACAATCGTGGTAATACCCTGCGTCTGAGTGTCAGTGATAATGGCAGTGGCATCGAGCCGCAGGTACTGGCGCGCCTGGGCGAGCCTTTCTTTACCACCAAGACCACCGGTACCGGCCTTGGCCTGGCGGTGGTCAAGGCTGTCGTCCGGGCGCACCAGGGCGATATGCAATTGCGTTCACGGTTGGGGCGCGGCACCTGCGCGATGTTGTGTCTGCCGCTGATTCCCGGAGCCACGGAGGCATAG
- a CDS encoding flagellar protein FliT — protein MSLVLQRIQETREALVKALAERDWGSIAELDLACRACMEDVLNEASVDEDALRSNLEELLHVYRQLLETAMAERQAIVEEMQHLQHAQNAAKVYHLFG, from the coding sequence ATGAGCCTCGTACTGCAGCGTATCCAGGAAACCCGTGAAGCTCTGGTGAAGGCCCTGGCCGAACGTGACTGGGGGAGCATTGCCGAGCTGGACCTTGCCTGTCGTGCCTGTATGGAGGACGTGCTCAACGAGGCCTCGGTTGATGAGGACGCCTTGCGCAGTAACCTGGAAGAGCTGTTGCACGTCTATCGTCAGTTACTGGAGACGGCAATGGCGGAAAGACAGGCTATAGTTGAGGAGATGCAGCATCTTCAGCACGCGCAGAATGCGGCGAAGGTATACCATTTATTTGGTTGA